The segment TCGTAGGCGTTATCGAGGCGTTCGCCGGTGTCGATCTCAGAGGGAGACAGTCCTCGCCGCAGCATGTGAAGATTCATCGCCAGCACGGCAATGCGCTGATTGATGTCGTCGTGCAATTCCCTTGCAAGGTGCGTGCGCTCGGCCTCCTGCGCTTCGATCAGCTTGCGACCGACACCAGCAAGCGCCTCCTCCGCCAACTTCCGTTCGGTGATGTCGGCAGCGACGCATAGCGCGCACGGCTCGCCATCCACGTCAATCAACTCCGCTGAACCAAGAACCGTGATGATCGTCCCGTCCTTTTTGCGCGCTCTGAATTCCAGATCTCGCACGGTGCCAGTCGTCCGAAGCTGTTCGACCATCGACATCCTCTCATCCGGGGTTTCCCAGAGATGAAGGTCGAAAGGGGTCCTGCCGATGACGTCCTGGCGCGTCCACCCCGTCTGTTGTTCGAACGTATCGTTCACGTCGAGGTAGCGGTCGTCACTCAGGCGCGTGAGCGTGACGGCAAGAGGGCTTCGGCGGAACGACTTGGAGAACTTCTGCTCAGACTGGCGGAGCGCCCCTTCTGTCTTTCTCTTTTGTGCCCTCTGCCAGAACAGTGCACAAATCAGCAATGTCTGAAGCGCAATGACAGCCGCCCCGGCAATGAAGTATCGACGGCCGCGTTCCCACAGAGAGGGCTCCTGATATAAGACCTCGCTGCCTGGCGGAAGGGACGAGACGGGAAGGTGCCATCGTTGGAGTGCCCGCCAATCGACCTGAACGGTGAGACTGGCGGCGTTCACGACAGGAATGCTTTCGGCTCGCACCCCTGCGAGCAGGCGCGCCGTCAATTCTGCGGAGTGCACGATCTCTTTCGCGCTGTCTCCATATGCTCCGCCGATGCATCCGTGACCGAGGCAGAGCGATCGCCATGCGGAGTAGGTCGGCATCTTCGCTGCAACCGCGTCGATGAGATCCAGACCGGCGAGCGGCGGCTGGCCGGATACTGGCGGCGCGAAATGAAACAGCACAATGGTGTGTGCGGGCAGGGCCGTCACTCTCTCGAATAACTCACGATTGGCAGGGCCGTAGAAGTAGAGCTCCTTGATCCTGTCGTGGTAACGAAGGAGCTCGGTGTGGGTTGCCGCCAGCCAGTAAGGATCCTCCCTCGGCGCGATCACGGCGACGGTCGTCGTGTCCGGCTGAAGCCGAAGCGCCAGATCGATGGTTTCACCCAGGCCAACGGGCGTGGTCAGGCCGGTGACGCCCGGCCAGGTTTGTCCCGCGAATTGCCGAGTGGCGAGTCCGGTGAACGCGATCGGCACAGCCGGAAAGATCGAGTCGCGATACTGGAACGCGAACTGGAGCGCTGACGGTCCGACGGCAATCACAGCGTCGAGCTTCAGTCCGTTGTATCGACGTCGAAGGGTGTCCGCTTCGCTCCGCAGATACGATGCGTCACCCCCCTGCGGGGAGTCCAGATAGGCCTCGTAAAACGTGATGGGGGCCGGCACCTGGGAGCGCAACGACGTTTCGAACAAATCCAGGAAGTTCGTGCGCTGTCCAAAGTCGCTGAACAGCACCACGACGTTTTTCGGCGCTGGTGCTGCGCTCGCAGAACCGGCAAGTACGCACAGCAGCATCCCCACGACACACCAGGACGAGCGGCGGATCGCGACTCCGCTGGTGAGGCCCGATACGGTTCCCGCGCGCATCCTGGTCGGATGATAACGAATCCGCTCGGAAAGCGCTGTCCAGGGTGCTGACGGTCGAGAACTGTGTCGTGTGCGGTGAAGCGGGCGCAGAATGTTTTTCGCTGCGCACGAGGTTGGATCGTGGCGTTCACGGCGTCGCGGAGCGCGGCCTATCGCAGATGCCGTCGGGCGAACGCCACTCTTCCAAAAGTGACCCCGGCGGTCCGACGGCGGGTCATCGTGTTGACAGATCCAATTGCTGACTCTACACTCGCGACTCGATATCGATATCAGACATCGAATACCGATGGAAGATCGTAACCTCTACAATGGCCTGATCCGCCTTCACATCCTGCACCACGCAGCCGAACAGCCTATTTTCGGACAATGGATGATCGATGAACTCGGCCATCACGGTTACCGCCTCAGCGCCGGAACGCTCTATCCGATCCTGCACGGCATGGAAAAGCAGGGTTATCTGGTGTCTCGCCTGATGCAGAAAGACGGCCGCAACCGTCGTGTCTACCGTGCGACGGCCCTCGGCCGCAAGGCGCTGGCAACGGCGCGGAAGCGCGTGCAAGAGCTCTTCGGCGAAATGTTCGAACACGACTGACGGTCATCAGCTGACCCATGAAACGAATCGAACTGTGTGCCTGGTCTTGTGTCGGTCTTCTGGTGCCGACGCTTGCGGCGGCGCAGCCCCCTGCGGGGCCACAAGTGTTCACCCTCGATCAGGCCATCCAGTACGCCGTCGATCACTATCCAACCGTCCGCGCCGCGCTCGAGCAGATCGACGCATCCGCCGCAAGTGTCACCGTGGCGCAATCGGCATACCTGCCGAGGCTCGATTCGCTGTGGCAGTCGAACCTCGGCACCGCCAACAACATCTTCGGCCAGGTGCTTCCGCAATCGGTGATCCCGGCGATGTCCGGGCCTGTCCTTCCCTCGGCGTCGAGCGGCAGCGTGTGGGGAAGCGCGGTTGGTGCGCTGTTTTCGTGGGAGCCGGTCGATTTCGGTCTTCGGCGGGCAAACGTCTCAGCCGCGGAGGTTGCTGTCGCCCGCGCGCGCGCCGGGGAAGCCTTAACGCGCCTGGACATTCAAGCAGCAGTCGCGGACATATTCTTGGGCATTGCCGGCGCGCAGCGGACGGTCGCGGCGCTCCAGGCTGATCTCGATCGCCGGGACCTGCTGTCTCGGGCCGTCCACACGCTCGTGGACAATCAACTGCGGCCAGGAGCGGAGGCGTCGCGCAGCGACGCCGAACGCGCTGCCGCCCAGACGCGGCTGATTCAAGCGCAGAAGGCGGTCACGCTCGGACAGATCGCGCTCGCCCGCGCGCTTGGCGTAACGACGGGTGCCGTAACCATCGACGCCGCGTCTTTGATCGATCATGTGCCGACCGCCGTGATGCCTGCCGGTCCTGTGCCGCATCCACTGACACTGGTGCGCCAAGCCGACGTAGACGCCGCTCGGACTCAGGAAAATGTCCTCGCACGGACGGACTTGCCGCGCTTCTACCTGCAGTCCAGCCTGTTTGCGCGCGGGAGCGGCGCGAACCCGAACGGCGAGTTGGACGGTAGTGTTGCCGGCCTTGGACTCGAGCGCACGAACTGGGCCGCTGGCGTGCAGATTGTGTTTCCGAACGTCTTCGACTTCACTAGCCTTCGCGCGCGAAAAGCTGCGGCGGCGGCTACGACGCG is part of the Vicinamibacterales bacterium genome and harbors:
- a CDS encoding TolC family protein, with amino-acid sequence MKRIELCAWSCVGLLVPTLAAAQPPAGPQVFTLDQAIQYAVDHYPTVRAALEQIDASAASVTVAQSAYLPRLDSLWQSNLGTANNIFGQVLPQSVIPAMSGPVLPSASSGSVWGSAVGALFSWEPVDFGLRRANVSAAEVAVARARAGEALTRLDIQAAVADIFLGIAGAQRTVAALQADLDRRDLLSRAVHTLVDNQLRPGAEASRSDAERAAAQTRLIQAQKAVTLGQIALARALGVTTGAVTIDAASLIDHVPTAVMPAGPVPHPLTLVRQADVDAARTQENVLARTDLPRFYLQSSLFARGSGANPNGELDGSVAGLGLERTNWAAGVQIVFPNVFDFTSLRARKAAAAATTRSQTALFDEALLTVTSQQRTATAMLDAARAIAANTPLQLAAATQTEAQARARYQAGLASIVEVADAQSLLAQAEVQDQLARIDVWHALLAQSVSQGTLAPFLSLLPPASGVH
- a CDS encoding PAS domain S-box protein, with product MRAGTVSGLTSGVAIRRSSWCVVGMLLCVLAGSASAAPAPKNVVVLFSDFGQRTNFLDLFETSLRSQVPAPITFYEAYLDSPQGGDASYLRSEADTLRRRYNGLKLDAVIAVGPSALQFAFQYRDSIFPAVPIAFTGLATRQFAGQTWPGVTGLTTPVGLGETIDLALRLQPDTTTVAVIAPREDPYWLAATHTELLRYHDRIKELYFYGPANRELFERVTALPAHTIVLFHFAPPVSGQPPLAGLDLIDAVAAKMPTYSAWRSLCLGHGCIGGAYGDSAKEIVHSAELTARLLAGVRAESIPVVNAASLTVQVDWRALQRWHLPVSSLPPGSEVLYQEPSLWERGRRYFIAGAAVIALQTLLICALFWQRAQKRKTEGALRQSEQKFSKSFRRSPLAVTLTRLSDDRYLDVNDTFEQQTGWTRQDVIGRTPFDLHLWETPDERMSMVEQLRTTGTVRDLEFRARKKDGTIITVLGSAELIDVDGEPCALCVAADITERKLAEEALAGVGRKLIEAQEAERTHLARELHDDINQRIAVLAMNLHMLRRGLSPSEIDTGERLDNAYEQVRNLAADIQALSHRLHSSRLEYIGLERAVSGFCRELSERQKLKIELHVENLPDALPPETALCLFRVLQEAVHNALKYSGTSECDVTLTGKATDIQLVVRDSGAGFDPDNLKGQGLGLISMRERLRLLKGQLSIESRPQHGTTIRASVPVDMKVPVLSR
- a CDS encoding PadR family transcriptional regulator — encoded protein: MEDRNLYNGLIRLHILHHAAEQPIFGQWMIDELGHHGYRLSAGTLYPILHGMEKQGYLVSRLMQKDGRNRRVYRATALGRKALATARKRVQELFGEMFEHD